In the genome of Fibrobacter sp. UBA4297, the window CGGCCAACGTTCGCGCGCCATCTTGAAGGCGGTCGTTACGAACTGGTAATTGCCACCATTATCGCCACCGAGTGCCGGAATGATGTTGTTGTTCTTGCCATAAGGAGAATGATAGCTGTTGTTACCCGTGCGGATAGCTTCGTTCACCACGTCGATCATTTCGAGATCGGGGTAATGTTCCTTGACCGCATCGAACCAGGCGGTAATCGCCTTCTTCGTTTCGTCTGTGCTAAGGCCATTGAGCCAGTTCGGATACTGGGAGCCCCACACCAAAGCGTGGAACTTGAAGTGACCCCCGTTCTGCTTTGCCCAGTTATAGGCAGCATCGCAGGCACCCCAGTTGTAACGGCCACGAGTACCTTCGACGGAACCCCACTTACAGCCGTTTTCGGCCGTAGCCTGGTTCCAGAGCGCAGTAAAGTCTGAGCCGACACTATTACTCTGGGTAATGTTACCAATGAACTTGGCCGCGCCATCGGCAAGGCCTGGACCTGCGTAAGAACTTACTGCACCACCCAAAAGTGCAGCAGCCAATAAACCTTTCAAATATTTTGATTTCATTTTCCACATCCTCATAGGTTAAGAGTCCCATACAACCATTATAAACATATCCTTGTTTTTAGAAATAGCCTCAAAAAGTCAAATATTTATCATTGACAAAATGTCCATAATGGAATTTTTACAAAGCCGAGGTGACATAGTAAAAAAAGGACCTTCGAGGAGTGCTCGAAGGTCCTGGGGTATTTTAGACTCCCCCATTCGGGGAAGTTATGGATTAGGATATTTTAACGGGTCACGCGGACGGACTTTACCATGCCGCTCTTGACGGAACGAAGCAGGTAGATTCCCTGGACCTTGATGGCGCTCGTATTCTTGAGGGTCGTCACGGCTTCGTCTACGGAGTAGGCGCTCATGCGGCCGAGACGGACGCCGTTCATGTCAAAGACATCGTAATCGCTGAGAACCGGGTAATTCATGCGGAGGTTCGACTGAATGGCATCTGGAATTTCTTCTTCGATCGGTTCGGGGTCGGTCGCGTCCTTGCCCTTCACGAAGGTGAAGTAGTCCACGTCAAACCAGGCGCCCGTTACGTCCATGCGGAGCACGTGCTTACCAGCCGGGAGAGTCACGTTTGCCTTGACCTTGTTGTAGTCATCGTAGTTTTCTTCACCTTCCTTGGCAGCAGGGACAGAAATCTTTTCGGTAAGCGCCTTGCCATCGAGAGAGAGTTGGAAGCTGGAGGTAGAACCCGCGGCAGCCACGGCGGCAAACATCGTGTAGTCGCCCGCTTCCTTCACGTTCACGGTCCATTCGAGCCAGTCGCCTTCGCTGTTGTAGCCCACGATTACACCGGTCGCCTTCTTGTAAAGGTCAACGCCCGTGTCCTTGCGGTAATCGCTATCGCCGTGATTTTCGGAATCGTCGCTATAGGACTGGTTGCTCGTACCGTCTTCGTTGATGCCCACACCCGGAATATCGAAATCTTCGGCTTCGACCTTACCCGGAATGGCAATCGGTTCACCCTTGAACGGAAGCTGCGGTTCAGGTTCAACCGGTGTGAAGGTCACGTCGTTCTTGCCCTTGCTCAAGTTCTTGGCGAAGTAGTCTTCGAGCCAGTTCATGGAAGCGCGCTTGCGGCCATCTTTTTCGATGAGGCCGGTGTTTGCAACCCAAGTAGAGCCGTTGATGTAGCCCCAGATGGTGATGCCAGCAACCCACGGCGTTTCCCACATGAACGGGATCTGGTTTGCGTAATCGTTCTTTTGCTTGGTATCGTCGGCTTCGCCGATATCGTATTCCGAAACGAGGAGCGGGAGGCCCGTCTCGTTATGGATACGGGTCATCTTGCTTTCGAAATCGGACTTGCTCATGCCCTTACAGTCGTGAGCCTGCTGACCGTAGGCATCGACCGGAGCGCCATTCTTGACGATGGTCTGGATAAGTTCGATACCTTCGTTGATCTGCCAGGAGAGCGTGTTGTAGTCGTTATAGATAAGTACAGCCTTCGGCCAACGTTCGCGGGCCATCTTGAAGGCATTCGTGATAAAGTCATACTGGTGTTTGCCATTCACCACGCGGTCACCGCCAAGGGCTTCGATAATGTAGGAGCCGCCGCATTCGGTATCGTCGGTACTGTGGCCTTCGGCACCTGCAGCAGGCTTGCCGTAACCAGAGTGGTAGTTGTTACCCGCCCAAATAGCTTCGTTCACCACGTCAATGTATTCGAGGTCCGGGAACTTCGCGGCAACGGCATCGAACCATTCGGTGATGTACTTTTTGGTGAGTTCTACGGTAATGCCCGGATTTTTCTTTTTGCAGAGGAAGTTCGGGTACTGGGAACCCCAAACGAGGGCGTGGAACTTGAAGTGGCGTTCGCCCGGTTTTTCCTTGGCCCACTTGTAGGCGCTTTCGCACTTGTCGAAGTTGTCCCAGGCGAACTTGCTTGTACCGCTGTTGCCATTAGAAAGGGAATGGATGGAGCCCCACTTACAGCCGTTTTCGGGTGTAATCTGGTTCCAATATTGAGCAAAGTCGCTACGAATCTGGCCGCCCGTAGTGATGTTACCCAGGAATTTTGCACCGCCATCGGCAAGGGCTGCGTTAGCAACGGAGACAAAACCAGCAACGGCAACTGCAGCCAAAGAGAGAGAAAGTTTTCTCATATACCTAATCCTCATACACGGTTAATACCCATAACCATTCTAAACATATCCTCTTTTTTGAAAAGTGCTCCAAAAAAGCAAATACTTATCATTGATAAAAAATCCATAGTGGAATATTCGTAATGGAGATGCCCGATCATCCCCGTCATCCCCGTCAAGCGAGGACAGGCGCGAGGACAGGCGTCGGGCATGACAGGCTTCGGCGGGCATGACTATGCTTACTTGATGCGGTGGCCGGTGAGGTCGAAGTGGCGGCCATTTTTCTCAACAAAGAGCTTGTTGTTTTGGATGCGGAGGCGCGGGAAGGAGTTTTCGAGAGTGCGCACGGAGGAAGCGCGATTTGCGCGGATTCCGACCGTTTCTTCGCATTTTTCGCCTTCGCAGAAGCGAATATTGTCGATATTCACGTAATTGCCCACAATTTGCATCTTGAGGACGTGTTCACCGGCTGCAATTTCACCCAATTTAGCTTGCACGGCGGTATAAGTCGACCAGTCTTCGCCCTGTTTTGCAATAATGCTGTCAGAAACAGCCTTGTTGTCGATAAAGAGCTGCACGCCCGCCTTTTCTGATGCGGTCGCCATCTGGACGGCAACGCTGTATTCAGCCGTTTTTGCCACATTGACGGTATATTCAAGCCATTCGCCATCCTGCGTGTAGCCTAAAGCGTAGCCCTTCGAGAGGTCTGCGGAATCAAGGACAACGATGTCCACGGCATCCTTGCGGTAAGCACCGCCTTCGTTTGTGGAAGACTTGTCGTAGAACGAGACGCGGCTACCGCCGAGGTCGTAATTTTCGGCTTCGAGCGTGCCCGGAATAGCAATCGCCTTGCCAGCAACCGGCTTTCCGTCTGCATCAAAACCGCCAAACGGGTCCTGTTGCGGGGGCGTCGTTTCGACCGTATCGGCCCATGCCATTTGCATGCGGTCCACACCGGACTGGTTCACAATCTGAAGCTTAATGTTTGCGCCCTCGCCCGTGCGCTTGGTCATGCTGTACCAGTCACCATCACGGAGGCCCGGCCAGTAGAAACTGCCCATTTCCCATTCGCGGAGCTGGTCCGACATGCCGCGGATGTAAGCGGTGAAGTAGTTGGTCGGAGCCTTGTTGTAATCCTGATAGTCGTAATGCACGCCCGCCTTGTCGCCAGGACTCATGGCGCCACCCCATTCCGTGCAGACGGTGCGGTCGATGTACTTGCCGACCTTGCCCTTGAAGCTGTTTTTCCAGCCCTGTTCAGTGGTGATGCTCATGTTCCAGAACGTGTATTCATGAACGGCAAAGAGGCAGCCTTCAAAGCGCGGGTCGTCGGCAATATCCGGGACGTTCCAGGCGAGGCCGGAGCCATCGAGCAAAATGTGGTCGCGCGGGACGTTCGGAAATTTCTTGAGCCAGTCCGCATAGAGATTGCGAAGGTCCGTCTTGTTATACATGTGCGGTTCGTTGAAAATTTCAAAGTAGGCGTTCGGATGGTCGCCGTACTTTTTCACGACGGTTTCCCACATTTTCCACCAGTCGTTCATGTTCTTCGGGCCGGCTGGTTGCGCGGGGCCCCAATAGCCAATGACAATGCGTCCCTTGGAAAGACCCACGTCAATAACGCCTGTATAAGTGTTCCAGAACTTGAGTGCAGTCGGCTCGTTGATAGGAATGCGGACGCTGTTCGTGCCGAACAGCTCCTGGAACTGCCCGATGACGCGCTCCGCAACGACAGAAGCCGATTCGTAAGTGTCCGAAAGGTTCATGCCCGAAAGCACGAGAACGTCCGAGACGAAGTTGTCGCGCTTATCCGCCCAGTTGACTCCGCGGAACTGGCTTGTGACAGCAAACAAGTTCACGCAAAGGACAAATACCAAACCAAGAACTCTCTTTTTCATGAGATCCTCCCTTTTTTTATTAACCTACTATCCCCACCCATAAATGTATGCTATTGGATGTGGAATGTCGCATGCGTGAATGCAAGTTGTTTTGTCAATTTATCAATAGGAAGAATCTGTAATTGCGAGTGTGTATGGCGACCCCGGAATAAATCCGGGGAGACATAGCGAAAGAAAAATTAGCGTGATTTTCAGGAGTCAACGATATTGGATATTTTTTAAAAAGTATGGGAAGAGCAGGCAAGTAAGTTCCCGTATGCGCGCCCGTTACAAAAGTTCCATCAAGGTTTTGATAAATATAAGATGTTCTAGACACAGTCGCAGAAGCTATCTTAAAGTCTAAACCTTTTTCTCCAGCCCAAAGGTCACCGTCTAAGACCCAACGGGTAACCCATTCGCCAAGGGGCGTTTTAGTAAACATCGTAATGCCTGTGGAATAAGCGTCGCCAGAACATTCATTGTTTCCAGTAAATTTTAGCATGGATATCAAGATTATCTTTTTTTAAAGGTCCTTGATTATCCCACAGGCAATCATAACTATAATATTTTTTACAACCTTCTAATATCGAAAATGAGTATCTACTATCCAGTATAAGATTTCCATATACAGTTTCTCTATCACACTCATACAAAGATAAACTACACCCCTTCATCACGTTTACGTCAACGGAATCGCCGCGAACGGTATAGGAATTAATTATTCCAGAAAGGTCGATGTCGTATTTCTTTTCAACGTTGTTGATATCGATAAGGGATATACTTGCGCGTTTATTCGAATCAAGAACCAAATCAACACTAGTGTTTTGATTAAGCTCTGAATGAAAATAATTTTTTCTTACAATTTTTATTTCATTTTCTTGCACAAATTTATACTCAAACCCAGCAACACAACCATAATCATCAGGAACAGCTACAGGTCCAAAAGAAAATTTCACATCACAAATAGAATCAAAAGGACAGATAATCCTAATGAAATTTGTCATTATTCCATGCTCTTTCATTATATAGGAACATTCCCCCTCACCTGGATTTCCCCCGGTTGCAGGCATATCACACGCCACAAAACACAAGACTATCGATACAAGCAACATCCATAATTTTTTCATATATCACCTCAACAGAAGTATGGGAAGAGCCGGTAAGTAGGTTCCCGTATGCGCTCCCGTTACAAAAGTTCCATCAAGGTTTTGATAAATATAAGATGTTCTAGACACAGTCGCAGAAGCTATCTTAAAGTCTAAACCTTTTTCTCCAACCCAAAGGTCACCGTCTAAGACCCAACGGGTAACCCATTCGCCAAGGGGCGTTTTAGTAAACATCGTAATGCCTGTAGACTGGGCGTCACCGGAACATTCATTTTTTCCAGTATATTGTAGCAGATATGTTTAAATCATCCTTTTGGAAGGGACCTTGATTATGCCAAAGGCACCTGTAACTGCTTTCTTTATCACAACCTTCTGTAGCAAGAAACGTATATTTACCATCTAGCAATTGATCTCCATATACAGTTTCTTTATTACAATAGTACAATTTAAAACTACACCCCTTCATCACGTTTACGTCAACGGAATCACCATGGACCGTATAGGAATGGATTATCCCGGAAAGGTCGATGTCATATTTCTTTTCAACGTTGTTGATATCGAAAAGAGATATACTCGCACAATTATTCGAATCAAGAATTAAATCAACACTGGTATTTTGACTAGGCTCCGAATAAAAATAATTTTTTTTTACAGTTTTTGTTTCATTTCCTTGTGCAAATTTATACTCAAATCCAGCAACACATCCATAATCATCAGGAATAGCAACAGATCCAAAAGAAAACTTCACATCACAAATAGAATCAAAAGGGCAGATAATCCTAATGCCATTTGTCATTATTCCATGCTCTTTCATTATATAGGAACATTTTCCCTCACCTGGATTTCCTCCGGTTGCAGGCATATCACATGCCACAAAACACAAGACCACCGATACAAGCAACATCCATAATTTTTTCATATATCACCTCAACAAAAGAATAGGAAGTGCAGGGAGATAGGTTCCCGTATGGTTTTCATTTTTGCAAACACCCCATGACTTTTGAGACATTTACTCTTCGCAGATACAATAATATAATTTTTCATGATCATTCATATCATTTATTCTAGAAGATGGTGCGAATTACATGGTTTCAAAACGACATTTGTATGGATTCCCACTCTCGCGGGAATGACGATGGGAAAAAGCCCCGGACTTTTGCAAGTCCAGGACCTTTGTGAGTGAGGAGGAAAGATTATTGCGCAGCCCTAGATCCTTCGACTTCGCTACGCTGCGCTCAGGATGACAATTGTGTATGGTGACCCCGTCCCGGCACAAGGCCGGGATGACATAAAGCGCGGGGTGGCAAGCTTAACGGACAGTGAGTTTCATGGTCTTTTGCATGGAACCACTCTTGACGATGGCAAAGTACATGCCCGGCGCAAGAGGAGCGCCAACGCCAAATTCTGCGAGGCCTTCACCGTGGCCGCGCCGCGAGCCAATGAACTTGCCGTTCACACCAACAAGATGGACAACGTAATCATTTGCAGGGGCATTCACCATCAGCGCAATGGATGCGTGAGAGTACGGCACGCGACTTACGGAGAGTGAAGCATTACGCATTTTGGCCTGCGGGAGTGCCGTCGGATCAGCCTTTAAATTATACCAGTCTACGTTGCCAAGGTACGTATCTTCGCCGGTGTATGTAAACGTGAGTTTTTGCTTGCCTGCCGAGAGCGCAATCTTCGTAGAAGCTTCGTACCAGTCGTTCCAGCCTTTGGACTTTGTAGGGTCAACAGAGAGCGTTCCGAGAATCTTACCCGTAGAATCCGTGACCGTGATGACACTTTCTTTTTCGGAGCCTGTTGCAACGCGGCCCGTCAAAACATAGCTACCCGCAGCCGGAACATTCACGTAGTACTGCGTCCAGTCGCCATCATTAATCCAACCGATGTTCGGAGTGCCAAGAGAATCTTCTTCAATTTGCACGCCATCCATAGCCACGTAATTTTCCGCTTGGATTTTGTCCGTAATTTCGAGTGGTTCAAACGGTGCGTTTGTCACCTTGAGGTTACCATCGAATTCGTAGACTTTGCCCGGAACGGTCGAGGTCGAGAACTTGTTAGAACCGGACACTACATTCAGCGTGCTACCCACGAGAGACTTGATTGCAACATAGGTAAGCTTGCCGCCCTTCCATGCCATGGAATCAATTTCAAAACCGCCACGGGCGCGGATGCCCTTCACGGAGCCGTTTGCCCACTGCGACGGGAGAGCCGGGAGCAAATTGATCCTGTTGTTGTGGCTCTGCATGAGCATTTCGTTCACGCCGGAGACAGCTCCGAAGTTACCGTCAATTTGGAACGGCGGATGAGCATCGAACAAGTTGTTGTAAGTTTTGCTCGGCGTAAGCAGCATGCGAATCATCTTGTAAGCGTGGTCACCATCGTGCATACGTGCCCAGAAGTTGATTTTCCAAGCGAGAGACCAACCTGTCGCATCGTCGCCGCGCTGCTGGAGCGTAACGCCTGCGCCCTTGATTAAGTCCGGAGTTTCTTCCGGAGTAATCTGAGCACTCGGGAAAAGGCCGTACAAGTGAGAAATGTGACGGTTCTTGTTATTCGGATCGTCCCAGTCCTGGAGCCATTCTGTAATTTGTCCATACTTACCGGTCTTTGTCGGCGGCAAGCGCTTGACGGTCGCTTCCATTTTGCCACGCAGTTCTTCATCGACGCCGAGAATCTTGGAGGCTTCAATCGTGTAGTTCAGCACATCGCGGATAATCTGGTTGTCCATCGTCGGACCAAAGCAAACGTTATAGCCACCATGGTCATTTTCCGGGGAATCGCTCGGAGCGGTGACTAAATACTTGTTGCCCGTAGTCGGTTCTTCGACGAGGCTGTTTACGAAGAAGAGTGCAGCACCCTTCATTGTTGAATAAACGTCCTGCAGGTACGCCTTGTCCGTCGGATTGTAGAGGAAGTGTTCCCAAAGGTGGGTCGTGAGCCAGCCAGCACCTGTCGGCCAAAGTCCCCACGCACCGTCAATCGGAGCAGAGCGGTTCCAAAGGTCGGTATTGTGGTGTTCTACCCAGCCTTCATTTACGCCCCAGTGCACCTTGGCGGTCTTTTCGCCCTGCGGCACCATGGACTTGATTTTGTCAATGAGCGGCCAAACGCATTCTTCGAGGTTGCCGGATTCTGCCGGCCAGTAGTTCATTTCGAGGTTGATGTTTGTCGTGTACTTACTGCCCCATATCGGGTTCGTGTCCTTGTTCCAGATGCCCTGCAAGTTGGCCGGCTGGCCACCCTTACGGGAGCTTGCGATGAGCAAGTAACGGCCATACTGGTAGTGAAGTTCTACGAGAGACGGGTCGTTCGTGGAATTGAAATTCTTGACGCGGGTAGAGGTGATATCGCCTGCGCTCTTGTCAGCCGTGCCAAGGTCGAGCTTAACGCGGTTGAAAATGGTCTGATAATCCTTGAGATGTGCAGCAAGTAAATCTTCATAGGATTTCTTGGCAACTTTCGACATGATGTCGGAAGCGATGGCACCCGGATCACCGCTCACATCGTTATAGGACTTGAAGTTTGTAGCGGTCGTGAGGATAAGCGTTGCGCTATTTGCGCCCTGCACGTTGATGTTGCCATTGGATACAGAAACCGTGCCACCATCGGTAACAACAGTCAAGCGATTCTGAAACTTGATGGAATTGACCGTGACATCGTAAATGAGCGTGTTGCCGCTGGAGGTCATGCGGTTATTGCGATGCGGCGTGGTCATGGTTGCACCAAAACTCACCGAGCCATCCTTGTCCGCAGACAAGTGAACGACAATCACATGGTCCGGGTAGCTAGCGAAATATTCACGGGTATGCTTGACGCCGCCCACCGTGTAGGTTGTCTTTGCGATTGCAGTCTTGAGATCAAGTTCACGGCGGTAATTGGAAGAACCCTTGTGCGAAGTAGAAATCACAAGGTCGCCCACCGGCTGGAAACTTGCAGGACCTGGACCAATCATGTACTGGCTCACGATGGATTCTGCGGTGCGGTAGTCGCCACGCCACAAGGCGTCACGGGCGTCTTTCAAGTGGTTTGCAGCACCCTGCTTATTGTTGTCGCCAGGGCCGCCCGACCAGACCGTACTTTCGTTAAGGCCGATGTAATCCTTTTCAACACCACCGTAAATAAGGCCACCCATGTAGCCGTTACCAATCGGGAGTGCATTCGTGAATTCAGAACCAGCATCGCTGTTGTACCAAAGTGTAAGCGGATTGTCCGTTGTTGCAAAAGTGCTTGTAAAGCCGACAGCGCAAACAAGCGCTGCAGAGCAAAGGATTCGGCTTGCTAAAGATTTCTTTATTCTAAACATAACGTTCTCCTCATAACCAAAACACACCGTTTTCATAGATCCTATCGAGTTCTACGAACTCTCCAGGATGACAGTTTTCCCTTATAAAAAATACCCCTCGGAGAGGGGATTTCATATAGGTTTAGAATTCTTCTCATTGATTTTTTATCAATGGGCTTCAATAAAAAAAGTCATCGCGGGGCGCTGTTAGAAGCCTCGCGATGACAGTTCTTCAATCGATTATTTCTTACTTCTTGACGGTGATGCGGAAGGCTTGGCCACCGTTCTTGGACTTCACGATATACACGCCGGAATTCTTGACGAGTCCAGACGTAATCGCATGGAGGTCTTCGACACCGCGAGTCGTAAACGCACCGACCTTCTTGCCCTGAGCATCAAAGACATTGTAGTTCTTTTCTGCGACAGAGAGGTCACGAATCTTGCCCGGGAGCGCTACAGGAATAAGCCCTTCCGTATCAGGATTTGCACCTTCCGTAATGTCCTTATCCGGCTGATTTTCGTAAATCTTGTCGATTTCCTTTTGGCTATATGGTGCAGGCGGAATTTCCTTGTTCCAGCCAAAGTTCTTGAAACCAAGCAGCGAGTATTCCGTCGGGTCGTTCAACTGCTTACGAATCGGCGCAATGCGGAACTTGTGAGAGTATTCGCGATTGGCATTCAGGCGGTAAGCGTTGAGCGGTTCTGCGCCCCAGGAGTTGATGCCACCGACACCCATTTGGTGCAAGTCCACACGGAGCGTGATATCCTTGTCGCGTTTGAGTTCCCACGGGAGCTTCACATTAGTGAGCTGTTCCGGAGTGTAGTGCTGGGCGCTGAATTCCATGCGCGGGTTACCCACAATCATAAGGCCCTTGCCCGTCTTTTCGTTTGTAAGTGTCGCCCACTTGACATCGGTGCGCTGGCCCGTTTCGCCAATTTCCATGTACATGACGGTCATAGAGTCTGCATACGTCGAATAAAGTCCCATGAAGCTACCGCGGTTACGTCCGATGTAGTTTTCGTCCGGACCACGACCAAAGTAACGGACCTTTTCGTAACCACCAGGAACAGTAAAGAGCGTACCCACGTTTGGCAAATAGCTCTTAGACCCATCTGGATTGAGCGTGTATTCCACAACGATATCGCCACTGCCGTAAACCGTGTACGTAAGCTTCATGCGGGTGCTGCCGACATCCGGGAAACCGAAATTGAACGTCACCTGCGTTTCGCGAGCGGAAACTTCCTTGACTTCGGAAGTGACAGAGCGGTTGTTGCTAGCCTTGCGCCATTCGCCATGGCCGCGTTCCATGTTGAAGCCCTTGTCGTTATCAATCGGGGCGCGCCAGAAGTTCGGACGGCCGCCGTTCTTGATAATCGTATCGCCATCAAGAACGTAGCTTGCAAGCGTACCGGACTTTTCGTCAAACTTAATCTTGAAATCAGAGCCTTCAATCGTGAGACCATTGTTCTTAGAGACCTTGTGGGCCTCCATGGTGCTCACATCAATTTCAGTAGACCAGAGCTGGCCTAAATCAATGCCGAACTGTTCATGACCGATGCTGTAGCCCGCCTTAGCCCAGAGTTCATCTTTTTTGAGGCGGAAATCGATATCCAGGAAGTACTCGGCACCGACTGTCGTTTCAATCTTTGGCATGTCAATCGTTACGGTTTTCTTCTGGTTCGGACCGATGTTCATCTGTGACCCGTCAATCTTACCTTCCTTAATGACCTTGCCGTTTTCCTTAATCTGCCAGAAGGCATCGAGGAAGTCGCCAAGATTCTTGTAGAGGTAGCGGCTTTCAATTTCAATCTTGCCCTTTGCGGCGTCTACGTTATGGACACGAACTTGACTGTACTGGTACTTGACTTCCCACATTTCCGGCTGGATTTTACGATCGGGGAACACGAGACCGTTAGCGCAGAAGTTGTCGTCGTTCTGCCAGTCGCCCCACATACCGCCAAATTCGAAGTACGGAGTTCCCTTGTGGCGCAGGCCCTGGTCAATGAAGTCCCAAATGAAGCCACCGAAAGAGCGCGGGTTACCGTAGAAGGCGTCCATGTATTCCTGCAAATCACCCACAGAGTTACCCATTGCGTGCTCGTATTCGCACAACATAATCGGCTTGTTGGCATCGCGATAATTCTGGACAGCATCTGGACCAAAGTACATCCAGCT includes:
- a CDS encoding glycosyl hydrolase family 95 catalytic domain-containing protein; its protein translation is MFRIKKSLASRILCSAALVCAVGFTSTFATTDNPLTLWYNSDAGSEFTNALPIGNGYMGGLIYGGVEKDYIGLNESTVWSGGPGDNNKQGAANHLKDARDALWRGDYRTAESIVSQYMIGPGPASFQPVGDLVISTSHKGSSNYRRELDLKTAIAKTTYTVGGVKHTREYFASYPDHVIVVHLSADKDGSVSFGATMTTPHRNNRMTSSGNTLIYDVTVNSIKFQNRLTVVTDGGTVSVSNGNINVQGANSATLILTTATNFKSYNDVSGDPGAIASDIMSKVAKKSYEDLLAAHLKDYQTIFNRVKLDLGTADKSAGDITSTRVKNFNSTNDPSLVELHYQYGRYLLIASSRKGGQPANLQGIWNKDTNPIWGSKYTTNINLEMNYWPAESGNLEECVWPLIDKIKSMVPQGEKTAKVHWGVNEGWVEHHNTDLWNRSAPIDGAWGLWPTGAGWLTTHLWEHFLYNPTDKAYLQDVYSTMKGAALFFVNSLVEEPTTGNKYLVTAPSDSPENDHGGYNVCFGPTMDNQIIRDVLNYTIEASKILGVDEELRGKMEATVKRLPPTKTGKYGQITEWLQDWDDPNNKNRHISHLYGLFPSAQITPEETPDLIKGAGVTLQQRGDDATGWSLAWKINFWARMHDGDHAYKMIRMLLTPSKTYNNLFDAHPPFQIDGNFGAVSGVNEMLMQSHNNRINLLPALPSQWANGSVKGIRARGGFEIDSMAWKGGKLTYVAIKSLVGSTLNVVSGSNKFSTSTVPGKVYEFDGNLKVTNAPFEPLEITDKIQAENYVAMDGVQIEEDSLGTPNIGWINDGDWTQYYVNVPAAGSYVLTGRVATGSEKESVITVTDSTGKILGTLSVDPTKSKGWNDWYEASTKIALSAGKQKLTFTYTGEDTYLGNVDWYNLKADPTALPQAKMRNASLSVSRVPYSHASIALMVNAPANDYVVHLVGVNGKFIGSRRGHGEGLAEFGVGAPLAPGMYFAIVKSGSMQKTMKLTVR
- a CDS encoding cellulase family glycosylhydrolase, whose product is MKKRVLGLVFVLCVNLFAVTSQFRGVNWADKRDNFVSDVLVLSGMNLSDTYESASVVAERVIGQFQELFGTNSVRIPINEPTALKFWNTYTGVIDVGLSKGRIVIGYWGPAQPAGPKNMNDWWKMWETVVKKYGDHPNAYFEIFNEPHMYNKTDLRNLYADWLKKFPNVPRDHILLDGSGLAWNVPDIADDPRFEGCLFAVHEYTFWNMSITTEQGWKNSFKGKVGKYIDRTVCTEWGGAMSPGDKAGVHYDYQDYNKAPTNYFTAYIRGMSDQLREWEMGSFYWPGLRDGDWYSMTKRTGEGANIKLQIVNQSGVDRMQMAWADTVETTPPQQDPFGGFDADGKPVAGKAIAIPGTLEAENYDLGGSRVSFYDKSSTNEGGAYRKDAVDIVVLDSADLSKGYALGYTQDGEWLEYTVNVAKTAEYSVAVQMATASEKAGVQLFIDNKAVSDSIIAKQGEDWSTYTAVQAKLGEIAAGEHVLKMQIVGNYVNIDNIRFCEGEKCEETVGIRANRASSVRTLENSFPRLRIQNNKLFVEKNGRHFDLTGHRIK
- a CDS encoding glycoside hydrolase family 2 TIM barrel-domain containing protein codes for the protein MNFGSSLSLVLAAGLVLAASSFAQPNDEWNGKPRIFGVNTLSPHVTSMPYSTVEEAVKGDRHASEWYQTLSGEWRFYHVDKPSQRNNDFYKDNYDVSKWDKIKVPSSWQLLGYDHPIYTNVIYPWSQNNRVSAPYAPTDFNPVGHYRRTFTVPETWDGKRIRLHFEGVESAYYVWVNGNYVGYSEDTFTGHEFDINKYLRKGENNISVQVFRWCDGSWLEDQDFIRLSGIMRDVYIYAVPQVHIQDFQIDATLTNNYKDGLLKTTAWIYNSTGKQSGDYTVELSLYDASGAEVIKPTSQKVSGIGPNGAEKSVHFEIPYSSPKRWSAETPDLYTAVLTFKDADGKILQVESNKIGFRKIEIKKDNGAPRLYVNGMPVKFHGVDRHELDPDNGRAVTYDRMEKDIILMKRFNINALRMSHYPNNPVMYDLCDKYGIYVIDEANVESHGANNDLPKNSDDWRAPAVDRMNTMVQRDKNHPSIILWSLGNEAGNGNVFASERERAHQIDSTRYVHYEGDWNNADVNSWMYFGPDAVQNYRDANKPIMLCEYEHAMGNSVGDLQEYMDAFYGNPRSFGGFIWDFIDQGLRHKGTPYFEFGGMWGDWQNDDNFCANGLVFPDRKIQPEMWEVKYQYSQVRVHNVDAAKGKIEIESRYLYKNLGDFLDAFWQIKENGKVIKEGKIDGSQMNIGPNQKKTVTIDMPKIETTVGAEYFLDIDFRLKKDELWAKAGYSIGHEQFGIDLGQLWSTEIDVSTMEAHKVSKNNGLTIEGSDFKIKFDEKSGTLASYVLDGDTIIKNGGRPNFWRAPIDNDKGFNMERGHGEWRKASNNRSVTSEVKEVSARETQVTFNFGFPDVGSTRMKLTYTVYGSGDIVVEYTLNPDGSKSYLPNVGTLFTVPGGYEKVRYFGRGPDENYIGRNRGSFMGLYSTYADSMTVMYMEIGETGQRTDVKWATLTNEKTGKGLMIVGNPRMEFSAQHYTPEQLTNVKLPWELKRDKDITLRVDLHQMGVGGINSWGAEPLNAYRLNANREYSHKFRIAPIRKQLNDPTEYSLLGFKNFGWNKEIPPAPYSQKEIDKIYENQPDKDITEGANPDTEGLIPVALPGKIRDLSVAEKNYNVFDAQGKKVGAFTTRGVEDLHAITSGLVKNSGVYIVKSKNGGQAFRITVKK
- a CDS encoding endo-1,4-beta-xylanase, which gives rise to MRKLSLSLAAVAVAGFVSVANAALADGGAKFLGNITTGGQIRSDFAQYWNQITPENGCKWGSIHSLSNGNSGTSKFAWDNFDKCESAYKWAKEKPGERHFKFHALVWGSQYPNFLCKKKNPGITVELTKKYITEWFDAVAAKFPDLEYIDVVNEAIWAGNNYHSGYGKPAAGAEGHSTDDTECGGSYIIEALGGDRVVNGKHQYDFITNAFKMARERWPKAVLIYNDYNTLSWQINEGIELIQTIVKNGAPVDAYGQQAHDCKGMSKSDFESKMTRIHNETGLPLLVSEYDIGEADDTKQKNDYANQIPFMWETPWVAGITIWGYINGSTWVANTGLIEKDGRKRASMNWLEDYFAKNLSKGKNDVTFTPVEPEPQLPFKGEPIAIPGKVEAEDFDIPGVGINEDGTSNQSYSDDSENHGDSDYRKDTGVDLYKKATGVIVGYNSEGDWLEWTVNVKEAGDYTMFAAVAAAGSTSSFQLSLDGKALTEKISVPAAKEGEENYDDYNKVKANVTLPAGKHVLRMDVTGAWFDVDYFTFVKGKDATDPEPIEEEIPDAIQSNLRMNYPVLSDYDVFDMNGVRLGRMSAYSVDEAVTTLKNTSAIKVQGIYLLRSVKSGMVKSVRVTR